One segment of Setaria viridis chromosome 4, Setaria_viridis_v4.0, whole genome shotgun sequence DNA contains the following:
- the LOC117852323 gene encoding uncharacterized protein isoform X1: protein MAPASASASPRTRQELMDALTAHLSLYHAAANPSPAASSSSTSSSPRAAILRWLASLAPAARAAAATSLLGPAASAALLSMLRRLRLRGHSSFFVLHSPPPSTSSARGAEEPTVLSRLSRGLLARAAAGSRAHALLFANLLLFPSSPTSSRCPDAITVAEAFLADLDGFVAAMDEISGGRFLCSGEGEVDLAALAFQDFPELPWLNDKGYYVIEEFVANRLEIALRMSWAAAGGGGGGGRKAVRVGKGVKEKAGLAANAFWREKGYVDWWMRLEPRMRARIMGAFFGKGAVALANEMVEGSDIAWDSFSFCLGESGSFVADKSCECTRQSFFRKNRACSIDIANILSCSKKPIFAKELTRLKLVEEIVCLKNNITCCGDDAIFFTSLALAPTAAGEILMKLRGLLMMVSTESINLELIGDGAPKKKDVEKTSGGSRKGKKKSNTSKKLTASAKPSKDNGCSSSESRNCRPLPNQCPASVRGTTDGPPSEETPCKEIIPTMKEQTVGLDDCKNQCNKKKNKRKGKTKPSNLMRPESPRSTKLKTVVPHIATDASHKPVEEVDVLPHHPSYVHPSKSEISEAVRCSDPSILSNGTNVIASRKGKKLEDPSYSPRVSSSVTTEHFQSADEYDASYMDEQASSYISQSESVVQSSSCLPSGINNVASNNLNGSSVGSLVRSAQEKTGCDEKQLDHKSVATMDKILPSVIPANMLQSAITDNGAVMKNSGGEYYVYNRNLLGGTSYEWPSVTPPHFVSPEMQQRPAAADRLHLDGYKWPTQFNQPFLSANHQVRNPPIDAGCNQMLPSLAVPLSFDWPPVFRGYGKNAAVSYDPLYTPQMQSSAWSGFPAQLMQRGGICSDSDVGDDTESYWFSEEEPDSRAHSGRDINQYFGGGVMYWNPAEHAGTGFSRPPSLSSDDSAWAWHEADVIRVVDDVANGIPSTYTNGVSSPPSTPSCSQNESFDPAAHSITGNDINNEAHTSPSSMQESPEDKTTSVVKSVPCGSEVVKGDTLPYAMLRPIVVPISRRSSRSEIKAGHDHRSPCVPSTRRDIPLLRRPPSPVVLSVPRVPRPPPPSPAGESRKRGFPIVRSGSSSPRHWGMRGLFSEDKIFHRAQFCLDGPEVVWPSWGNKATSSGTLVQSIEDTVLQDHLVKISQLSRDQHPDVALPVQPPDMLNGSSHKTSLSSMHNALHEEIDQFCKQVAAGNLVRRPYINWAVKRVTRCLQVLWPRSRTNLFGSNATGLALPTSDVDLVVSLPPVRNLEPIKEAGILEGRNGIKETCLQHAARCLTNQDWVRSDSLKTVENTAIPVIMLVADVPCDTNMFNEYSSVLDSSQEYSVNVLGEQGSPPRSDTSSSEGSNMLVSSKLNKDDCDIVQSIRLDISFKSPSHTGLQTTELVCELTQQFPAVVPLALILKKFLADRSLDHPYSGGLSSYCLVLLIVRFLQHEHHLGRPINQNLGSLLMDFLYFFGNIFDPRHMRISIQGSGIYLNRERGHSIDPIHIDDPLCPANNVGRNCFRIHQCIKAFADAFAVLENELLQFSSECSMPESSFNILKKIIPSIDTDEL from the exons ATGGCGCCcgcttccgcctccgcctcgccgcgcacCAGGCAGGAGCTCATGGACGCCCTCACCGCGCACCTCTCCCTCTACCACGCCGCGGCGAACcctagccccgccgcctcctcctcctccacctcctcgtcaCCGCGCGCCGCGATCCTCCGGTGGCTCGCGtccctcgcccccgccgcgcgcgccgcggccgccacctccctcctcgGCCCGGCCGCGTCCGCCGCTCTGCTCTCcatgctccgccgcctccgcctccggggCCACTCCTCCTTCTTCGTCCTCCACTCCCCGCCCccgtccacctcctccgcgcgcGGGGCCGAGGAGCCCACCGTCCTCTCGCGGCTCTCCCGCGGcctcctcgcccgcgccgcggcgggctcCCGGGCGCACGCGCTCCTCTTCGCcaacctcctcctcttcccctcctcccccacgtCGTCGCGGTGCCCCGACGCGATCACCGTCGCCGAGGCATTCCTCGCCGACCTCGACGGCTTTGTCGCAGCCATGGACGAGATCTCCGGCGGGAGGTTCTTGTGCTCTGGGGAAGGGGAGGTGGACCTGGCCGCGCTGGCGTTCCAGGATTTCCCCGAGCTGCCTTGGCTGAATGATAAGGGCTACTACGTGATCGAGGAGTTTGTGGCCAACAGGTTGGAGATCGCGCTGCGGATGTCGTGGGCGGCAGCggggggaggtggaggtggaggcaggaAGGCGGTGAGAGTTGGGAAGGGTGTGAAGGAGAAGGCTGGGCTCGCTGCAAACGCCTTCTGGAGGGAGAAGGGATATGTGGATTGGTGGATGAGGCTGGAGCCTCGGATGAGAGCAAGGATCATGGGGGCATTCTTTGGAAAAGGTGCAGTGGCCCTG GCTAATGAGATGGTTGAAGGATCAGATATTGCTTGGGATAGTTTCTCCTTCTGCTTAGGTGAATCAGGATCATTTGTGGCAGATAAATCTTGTGAATGTACACGACAGTCTTTCTTCAGAAAGAATCGGGCTTGTTCCATTGACATTGCAAACATTCTATCTTGTAGCAAGAAGCCTATATTTGCTAAAGAGTTGACAAGACTGAAACTAGTTGAGGAGATAGTGTGTTTGAAGAACAACATTACTTGCTGTGGCGATGATGCAATCTTTTTCACTTCATTAGCTTTGGCTCCTACTGCTGCTGGTGAGATACTTATGAAATTACGAGGGCTCCTCATGATGGTGTCAACAGAAAGCATAAATCTTGAACTTATTGGGGATGGAGCTCCGAAAAAGAAAGATGTTGAGAAGACCAGTGGTGGTTCTCggaaaggaaagaagaagtCTAACACCTCGAAAAAGCTAACAGCATCTGCTAAACCATCCAAG gatAATGGATGCAGTAGTTCGGAAAGTCGCAATTGTAGGCCTTTACCCAACCAGTGCCCTGCATCTGTTAGAGGCACTACTGATGGACCTCCATCTGAAGAAACTCCTTGCAAGGAAATTATACCCACAATGAAG GAGCAAACTGTCGGGTTGGATGACTGCAAGAATCAATGtaacaaaaagaagaacaagCGTAAAGGGAAAACAAAACCATCAAATCTGATGAGACCTGAGAGCCCAAGATCTACCAAATTGAAAACAGTTGTTCCCCATATTGCTACAGATGCCTCACATAAACCTGTTGAAGAAGTCGATGTCTTACCTCATCACCCATCTTATGTCCATCCTTCCAAGAGTGAGATCTCTGAAGCAGTTAGATGTTCTGACCCTTCCATTTTATCTAATGGAACAAATGTAATAGCCAGCAGAAAGGGCAAAAAACTTGAAGACCCATCGTATTCTCCTAGAGTTAGCTCATCAGTTACTACAGAACATTTTCAAAGTGCTGATGAATATGATGCCTCCTATATGGATGAGCAGGCCTCATCGTACATCAGTCAAAGTGAATCGGTGGTTCAGTCGTCGTCATGTTTACCTTCAGGAATCAACAATGTCGCTTCCAATAATCTGAACGGAAGCTCTGTTGGCTCCTTGGTAAGATCTGCACAGGAAAAAACTGGCTGTGATGAGAAACAATTGGATCATAAATCTGTAGCaacaatggacaaaattttacCTTCTGTTATTCCTGCCAACATGCTTCAAAGTGCTATAACTGACAATGGTGCAGTAATGAAAAATAGCGGCGGTGAATATTATGTATACAACAGGAACCTACTGGGAGGAACATCATATGAATGGCCCAGTGTAACACCACCTCATTTTGTATCTCCTGAAATGCAACAGCGTCCAGCTGCAGCAGACAGGTTGCATCTTGATGGTTACAAATGGCCAACTCAATTCAATCAACCCTTTCTTTCTGCGAACCATCAGGTGAGGAATCCGCCGATTGATGCTGGATGCAATCAAATGTTACCTTCTCTAGCGGTGCCACTAAGTTTTGATTGGCCTCCTGTTTTTAGAGGTTACGGTAAAAATGCAGCTGTAAGTTATGATCCATTGTACACCCCACAGATGCAATCTTCTGCTTGGTCAGGGTTCCCTGCTCAACTAATGCAAAGAGGGGGTATTTGCAGTGACAGTGACGTTGGGGATGATACTGAAAGCTACTGGTTTTCTGAAGAAGAACCAGATAGCCGTGCACATTCTGGAAGAGATATTAACCAATACTTTGGTGGAGGTGTGATGTATTGGAACCCTGCAGAACATGCAGGAACTGGTTTTTCTAGGCCACCATCTCTTAGTTCAGACGATAGTGCTTGGGCTTGGCATGAGGCTGATGTTATAcgagttgttgatgatgtggctaatGGGATTCCATCTACATACACAAATGGTGTATCATCACCACCCTCCACTCCATCCTGTTCTCAAAACGAATCTTTTGATCCTGCTGCTCACTCAATAACAGGGAATGACATCAATAATGAAGCTCATACTTCTCCATCTTCTATGCAAGAGAGTCCTGAAGATAAAACGACTTCAGTTGTCAAGAGTGTGCCTTGTGGCAGTGAAGTAGTTAAGGGAGATACATTGCCATATGCCATGCTGCGGCCGATAGTTGTTCCTATATCACGAAGGTCATCAAGATCTGAGATTAAGGCTGGTCATGATCACAGGAGTCCATGTGTACCATCAACAAGGAGGGACATACCTCTTCTAAGAAGACCTCCATCACCAGTAGTGCTTAGTGTTCCCCGCGTgcctcggccaccacctccttccCCTGCTGGAGAGTCAAGAAAAAGAGGATTCCCGATTGTTAGATCTGGCAGCTCAAGTCCTCGTCATTGGGGGATGAGAGGTCTATTTTCTGAGGACAAAATTTTCCATAGGGCTCAGTTTTGCTTGGATGGTCCTGAAGTTGTATGGCCTTCATGGGGAAACAAGGCCACTTCTTCTGGTACATTGGTGCAATCAATTGAGGATACTGTTTTGCAGGACCACCTTGTTAAGATTTCACAGCTATCTCGTGATCAACAT CCAGACGTGGCATTGCCTGTACAGCCACCTGATATGCTAAACGGCTCATCTCACAAGACATCCCTCTCTTCGATGCACAATGCTCTACATGAAGAAATAGATCAATTCTGTAAGCAG GTTGCTGCTGGTAATCTGGTGAGGAGGCCCTACATAAACTGGGCTGTCAAAAGAGTCACACGGTGCTTGCAGGTTCTGTGGCCTCGCTCCCGTACAAATCTATTTGGCTCAAATGCCACTGGCTTGGCTCTTCCAACTAGTGACGTTGATCTTGTAGTTTCTCTTCCCCCTGTCCGAAACCTG GAACCTATTAAAGAAGCTGGAATTTTGGAAGGCCGGAATGGCATCAAGGAAACATGTCTACAG CATGCAGCAAGGTGTCTTACAAACCAAGACTGGGTTAGGAGTGATTCCCTCAAAACAGTTGAAAACACAGCT ATACCTGTGATTATGCTTGTAGCAGATGTACCTTGTGACACAAATATGTTCAATGAGTATTCTTCAGTACTGGATAGCTCACAAGAATATTCAGTTAATGTGCTTGGAGAACAAGGGAGTCCTCCTCGGTCTGATACCTCTAGTTCAGAAGGCAGCAACATGCTGGTGTCCTCAAAATTGAATAAGGATGATTGTGACATTGTGCAGTCAATTCGTCTTGATATAAGTTTCAAATCGCCATCCCACACAGGACTGCAGACTACTGAGTTG GTGTGCGAGTTGACACAGCAATTTCCTGCAGTTGTACCTCTTGCATTGATTCTCAAGAAGTTTTTGGCTGACCGGAGTTTGGACCATCCCTATTCAGGTGGTCTAAGCTCTTACTGTTTG GTGCTGTTAATTGTTCGTTTTCTCCAGCATGAGCATCATCTTGGTCGGCCTATCAACCAA AATCTGGGCAGCCTTTTGATGGATTTCTTATACTTTTTTGG GAACATATTTGATCCACGCCATATGCGTATTTCTATCCAAGGAAGTGGAATTTATTTGAATCGTGAAAGAGGGCACAG CATTGACCCAATTCACATTGATGATCCACTTTGCCCTGCAAACAATGTGGGCAGGAATTGTTTCCGCATTCACCAATGTATAAAG GCTTTTGCTGATGCTTTTGCTGTTCTAGAGAATGAGCTACTACAGTTCAGTTCAGAATGTAGCATGCCTGAATCATCATTCAATATACTAAAGAAAATAATCCCAAGTATTGATACTGATGAGTTGTAG
- the LOC117852323 gene encoding uncharacterized protein isoform X2: protein MAPASASASPRTRQELMDALTAHLSLYHAAANPSPAASSSSTSSSPRAAILRWLASLAPAARAAAATSLLGPAASAALLSMLRRLRLRGHSSFFVLHSPPPSTSSARGAEEPTVLSRLSRGLLARAAAGSRAHALLFANLLLFPSSPTSSRCPDAITVAEAFLADLDGFVAAMDEISGGRFLCSGEGEVDLAALAFQDFPELPWLNDKGYYVIEEFVANRLEIALRMSWAAAGGGGGGGRKAVRVGKGVKEKAGLAANAFWREKGYVDWWMRLEPRMRARIMGAFFGKGAVALANEMVEGSDIAWDSFSFCLGESGSFVADKSCECTRQSFFRKNRACSIDIANILSCSKKPIFAKELTRLKLVEEIVCLKNNITCCGDDAIFFTSLALAPTAAGEILMKLRGLLMMVSTESINLELIGDGAPKKKDVEKTSGGSRKGKKKSNTSKKLTASAKPSKDNGCSSSESRNCRPLPNQCPASVRGTTDGPPSEETPCKEIIPTMKEQTVGLDDCKNQCNKKKNKRKGKTKPSNLMRPESPRSTKLKTVVPHIATDASHKPVEEVDVLPHHPSYVHPSKSEISEAVRCSDPSILSNGTNVIASRKGKKLEDPSYSPRVSSSVTTEHFQSADEYDASYMDEQASSYISQSESVVQSSSCLPSGINNVASNNLNGSSVGSLVRSAQEKTGCDEKQLDHKSVATMDKILPSVIPANMLQSAITDNGAVMKNSGGEYYVYNRNLLGGTSYEWPSVTPPHFVSPEMQQRPAAADRLHLDGYKWPTQFNQPFLSANHQVRNPPIDAGCNQMLPSLAVPLSFDWPPVFRGYGKNAAVSYDPLYTPQMQSSAWSGFPAQLMQRGGICSDSDVGDDTESYWFSEEEPDSRAHSGRDINQYFGGGVMYWNPAEHAGTGFSRPPSLSSDDSAWAWHEADVIRVVDDVANGIPSTYTNGVSSPPSTPSCSQNESFDPAAHSITGNDINNEAHTSPSSMQESPEDKTTSVVKSVPCGSEVVKGDTLPYAMLRPIVVPISRRSSRSEIKAGHDHRSPCVPSTRRDIPLLRRPPSPVVLSVPRVPRPPPPSPAGESRKRGFPIVRSGSSSPRHWGMRGLFSEDKIFHRAQFCLDGPEVVWPSWGNKATSSGTLVQSIEDTVLQDHLVKISQLSRDQHPDVALPVQPPDMLNGSSHKTSLSSMHNALHEEIDQFCKQVAAGNLVRRPYINWAVKRVTRCLQVLWPRSRTNLFGSNATGLALPTSDVDLVVSLPPVRNLEPIKEAGILEGRNGIKETCLQHAARCLTNQDWVRSDSLKTVENTAIPVIMLVADVPCDTNMFNEYSSVLDSSQEYSVNVLGEQGSPPRSDTSSSEGSNMLVSSKLNKDDCDIVQSIRLDISFKSPSHTGLQTTELVCELTQQFPAVVPLALILKKFLADRSLDHPYSGAVNCSFSPA, encoded by the exons ATGGCGCCcgcttccgcctccgcctcgccgcgcacCAGGCAGGAGCTCATGGACGCCCTCACCGCGCACCTCTCCCTCTACCACGCCGCGGCGAACcctagccccgccgcctcctcctcctccacctcctcgtcaCCGCGCGCCGCGATCCTCCGGTGGCTCGCGtccctcgcccccgccgcgcgcgccgcggccgccacctccctcctcgGCCCGGCCGCGTCCGCCGCTCTGCTCTCcatgctccgccgcctccgcctccggggCCACTCCTCCTTCTTCGTCCTCCACTCCCCGCCCccgtccacctcctccgcgcgcGGGGCCGAGGAGCCCACCGTCCTCTCGCGGCTCTCCCGCGGcctcctcgcccgcgccgcggcgggctcCCGGGCGCACGCGCTCCTCTTCGCcaacctcctcctcttcccctcctcccccacgtCGTCGCGGTGCCCCGACGCGATCACCGTCGCCGAGGCATTCCTCGCCGACCTCGACGGCTTTGTCGCAGCCATGGACGAGATCTCCGGCGGGAGGTTCTTGTGCTCTGGGGAAGGGGAGGTGGACCTGGCCGCGCTGGCGTTCCAGGATTTCCCCGAGCTGCCTTGGCTGAATGATAAGGGCTACTACGTGATCGAGGAGTTTGTGGCCAACAGGTTGGAGATCGCGCTGCGGATGTCGTGGGCGGCAGCggggggaggtggaggtggaggcaggaAGGCGGTGAGAGTTGGGAAGGGTGTGAAGGAGAAGGCTGGGCTCGCTGCAAACGCCTTCTGGAGGGAGAAGGGATATGTGGATTGGTGGATGAGGCTGGAGCCTCGGATGAGAGCAAGGATCATGGGGGCATTCTTTGGAAAAGGTGCAGTGGCCCTG GCTAATGAGATGGTTGAAGGATCAGATATTGCTTGGGATAGTTTCTCCTTCTGCTTAGGTGAATCAGGATCATTTGTGGCAGATAAATCTTGTGAATGTACACGACAGTCTTTCTTCAGAAAGAATCGGGCTTGTTCCATTGACATTGCAAACATTCTATCTTGTAGCAAGAAGCCTATATTTGCTAAAGAGTTGACAAGACTGAAACTAGTTGAGGAGATAGTGTGTTTGAAGAACAACATTACTTGCTGTGGCGATGATGCAATCTTTTTCACTTCATTAGCTTTGGCTCCTACTGCTGCTGGTGAGATACTTATGAAATTACGAGGGCTCCTCATGATGGTGTCAACAGAAAGCATAAATCTTGAACTTATTGGGGATGGAGCTCCGAAAAAGAAAGATGTTGAGAAGACCAGTGGTGGTTCTCggaaaggaaagaagaagtCTAACACCTCGAAAAAGCTAACAGCATCTGCTAAACCATCCAAG gatAATGGATGCAGTAGTTCGGAAAGTCGCAATTGTAGGCCTTTACCCAACCAGTGCCCTGCATCTGTTAGAGGCACTACTGATGGACCTCCATCTGAAGAAACTCCTTGCAAGGAAATTATACCCACAATGAAG GAGCAAACTGTCGGGTTGGATGACTGCAAGAATCAATGtaacaaaaagaagaacaagCGTAAAGGGAAAACAAAACCATCAAATCTGATGAGACCTGAGAGCCCAAGATCTACCAAATTGAAAACAGTTGTTCCCCATATTGCTACAGATGCCTCACATAAACCTGTTGAAGAAGTCGATGTCTTACCTCATCACCCATCTTATGTCCATCCTTCCAAGAGTGAGATCTCTGAAGCAGTTAGATGTTCTGACCCTTCCATTTTATCTAATGGAACAAATGTAATAGCCAGCAGAAAGGGCAAAAAACTTGAAGACCCATCGTATTCTCCTAGAGTTAGCTCATCAGTTACTACAGAACATTTTCAAAGTGCTGATGAATATGATGCCTCCTATATGGATGAGCAGGCCTCATCGTACATCAGTCAAAGTGAATCGGTGGTTCAGTCGTCGTCATGTTTACCTTCAGGAATCAACAATGTCGCTTCCAATAATCTGAACGGAAGCTCTGTTGGCTCCTTGGTAAGATCTGCACAGGAAAAAACTGGCTGTGATGAGAAACAATTGGATCATAAATCTGTAGCaacaatggacaaaattttacCTTCTGTTATTCCTGCCAACATGCTTCAAAGTGCTATAACTGACAATGGTGCAGTAATGAAAAATAGCGGCGGTGAATATTATGTATACAACAGGAACCTACTGGGAGGAACATCATATGAATGGCCCAGTGTAACACCACCTCATTTTGTATCTCCTGAAATGCAACAGCGTCCAGCTGCAGCAGACAGGTTGCATCTTGATGGTTACAAATGGCCAACTCAATTCAATCAACCCTTTCTTTCTGCGAACCATCAGGTGAGGAATCCGCCGATTGATGCTGGATGCAATCAAATGTTACCTTCTCTAGCGGTGCCACTAAGTTTTGATTGGCCTCCTGTTTTTAGAGGTTACGGTAAAAATGCAGCTGTAAGTTATGATCCATTGTACACCCCACAGATGCAATCTTCTGCTTGGTCAGGGTTCCCTGCTCAACTAATGCAAAGAGGGGGTATTTGCAGTGACAGTGACGTTGGGGATGATACTGAAAGCTACTGGTTTTCTGAAGAAGAACCAGATAGCCGTGCACATTCTGGAAGAGATATTAACCAATACTTTGGTGGAGGTGTGATGTATTGGAACCCTGCAGAACATGCAGGAACTGGTTTTTCTAGGCCACCATCTCTTAGTTCAGACGATAGTGCTTGGGCTTGGCATGAGGCTGATGTTATAcgagttgttgatgatgtggctaatGGGATTCCATCTACATACACAAATGGTGTATCATCACCACCCTCCACTCCATCCTGTTCTCAAAACGAATCTTTTGATCCTGCTGCTCACTCAATAACAGGGAATGACATCAATAATGAAGCTCATACTTCTCCATCTTCTATGCAAGAGAGTCCTGAAGATAAAACGACTTCAGTTGTCAAGAGTGTGCCTTGTGGCAGTGAAGTAGTTAAGGGAGATACATTGCCATATGCCATGCTGCGGCCGATAGTTGTTCCTATATCACGAAGGTCATCAAGATCTGAGATTAAGGCTGGTCATGATCACAGGAGTCCATGTGTACCATCAACAAGGAGGGACATACCTCTTCTAAGAAGACCTCCATCACCAGTAGTGCTTAGTGTTCCCCGCGTgcctcggccaccacctccttccCCTGCTGGAGAGTCAAGAAAAAGAGGATTCCCGATTGTTAGATCTGGCAGCTCAAGTCCTCGTCATTGGGGGATGAGAGGTCTATTTTCTGAGGACAAAATTTTCCATAGGGCTCAGTTTTGCTTGGATGGTCCTGAAGTTGTATGGCCTTCATGGGGAAACAAGGCCACTTCTTCTGGTACATTGGTGCAATCAATTGAGGATACTGTTTTGCAGGACCACCTTGTTAAGATTTCACAGCTATCTCGTGATCAACAT CCAGACGTGGCATTGCCTGTACAGCCACCTGATATGCTAAACGGCTCATCTCACAAGACATCCCTCTCTTCGATGCACAATGCTCTACATGAAGAAATAGATCAATTCTGTAAGCAG GTTGCTGCTGGTAATCTGGTGAGGAGGCCCTACATAAACTGGGCTGTCAAAAGAGTCACACGGTGCTTGCAGGTTCTGTGGCCTCGCTCCCGTACAAATCTATTTGGCTCAAATGCCACTGGCTTGGCTCTTCCAACTAGTGACGTTGATCTTGTAGTTTCTCTTCCCCCTGTCCGAAACCTG GAACCTATTAAAGAAGCTGGAATTTTGGAAGGCCGGAATGGCATCAAGGAAACATGTCTACAG CATGCAGCAAGGTGTCTTACAAACCAAGACTGGGTTAGGAGTGATTCCCTCAAAACAGTTGAAAACACAGCT ATACCTGTGATTATGCTTGTAGCAGATGTACCTTGTGACACAAATATGTTCAATGAGTATTCTTCAGTACTGGATAGCTCACAAGAATATTCAGTTAATGTGCTTGGAGAACAAGGGAGTCCTCCTCGGTCTGATACCTCTAGTTCAGAAGGCAGCAACATGCTGGTGTCCTCAAAATTGAATAAGGATGATTGTGACATTGTGCAGTCAATTCGTCTTGATATAAGTTTCAAATCGCCATCCCACACAGGACTGCAGACTACTGAGTTG GTGTGCGAGTTGACACAGCAATTTCCTGCAGTTGTACCTCTTGCATTGATTCTCAAGAAGTTTTTGGCTGACCGGAGTTTGGACCATCCCTATTCAG GTGCTGTTAATTGTTCGTTTTCTCCAGCATGA